A stretch of DNA from Lotus japonicus ecotype B-129 chromosome 4, LjGifu_v1.2:
tttgtttagtACTGGTTCGGTTAGTGTTGATGTTGATGGTTGCTGAGTTTAGATTATAAAAAAATAGCCTTTTTTGTCAGGAACATTTAGAATTCTGAGTGATTATTGCTTATtgcttagggtttagggttttgaaattgcTATTTCTGCAAGTTTGGGATGATGATAATGCAATTTTTTGAATCATTCACTTATTATTATTGCTTAGGGTTTTGAAACATtgattgattaaaatttaaagtCTGCAGTTAGAGCAAAAATGGACCTccgaaaatcaaaatcaatgagGTGCCAAACAGATGTTGCCCTCAGCATCACAAACCATTTATTCTCAAAACAAGAATTTCAGGACCAGAACCTCGTCTTCTCGCCCTTCTCTCTCCATGTTGTTCTTAGCGTCATGGCTGCTGGTTCAGATGGCTGCGCACTCAACGAGCTTCTTTCCTTCCTCCGAGCTGATTCCGTCCACCATCTCAGCACCTTCTTCTCTCAGCTTGTCCCCGTTGTGCTCTCTGATGTTGTTTCTTCTGCACATCGTCTGTCTTTTGTCAATGGATTGTGGGTTGATAATTCGCTTTCCCTTACCCATTCTTTTAAACAACTTGTGGCTACTCATTACAAGGCCACTCTCGATTCAGTTGATTTTCAGTCTCAGGTACTATCACTTTTCCATTTTTTGTCATTTTCTATTAAAATCTTTTATGAAcaaaatatcatttttaattttgatgTGGTTTTAAAGGGTGAACAAGTGCGTCATGATGTGAATATGTGGGTTCAAAAAGAAACTAGGGGTCTCATTAAAGAGCTTCTTCCTCCCGGGACAGCAGGCCCCTCAACCAAGCTTATCTTTGCAAATGCATTGCACTTCAAGGGGGCATGGAAACACAAGTTTGATGCTTCAAGAACTATATATGATAAGTTTCGCCTCCTTGATGGCTCCTCAGTCCGGGTTCCCTTCATGAGAAGCAATGAGAAGGAGCGGTTTAAGTACATTAGCACTTTTGATGGTTTCAAAGTCCTCCGTCTTTCTTGCAAACAAGGTACAGATAAAAAACGCCGATTCTCCATGTACATTTTCCTTCCGGATGCAAAAAATGGATTGCCAGCTTTAATTGAAAGGTTGGCTTCAGAATCTGGTTTCTTGAAAGGCAAGTTTCCTCGGCGAAAAGCGGCAATAAGACACTTCAGGATTCCAAAATTCGATatttcttttgaacttgaagCTTCTCATGTGCTGATGGAGTTAGGAGTGGTTTCGCCTTTCTCTTCAACTGATGCAGATTTTACAAAAATGGTGGAGGTGAACTCTCCTTTGGATGAACTTTTATATGCAGACAGCGTATTTCACAAAGCTTTCATTAAGGTAGATGAAGAAGGTACTACAGCTGCAGCGGCCACTGCTATGCTTCTGGCTTCAAGATCTGGGCCTTCGGTTCGGGCTGGTATAGACTTTGTAGCTGACcaccctttcttcttcttgatcaGAGAAGATTTTACTGGAACAATTCTCTTTATTGGGCAGGTGCTCCATCCTAATGTAGCAGCCAAGCCGAGCCAGTGAAGGTTAGCAATTCCAATATCTAATTGTATTTTGTGATTAGAGCTGTTCTTGTTGTCATTGATGCCAACCACATGGAGAAAGTTACTATTCTTTTCACATGGGATGTGCATTACATAATGCACCAGGTCCTTATTGACATAGTATTTATTACTTGAATTTTCTGCAATTCTGACTCATGATGTTTGTTTGAGAATCGTGGAACAAAATCAAGTTAACATTTCCGTAAAAGAACTGAAGAATATGCCTTACATAATTGTCTTCTTTAAGTgagattgaaatttgaaaataaaacttTGGTTATCTGCACCTATTGTGTTGCtccattattttatttcaatttactGCAAGTATAATTCTTTTTCACTATGTGCGTACATGAACTGCACAATTATGGAAGATGTGAAAGCTGTGTTCTTGTGGCGCTTGTAGAGAAGCTTGACTTGTTCCTTGATGATGTCTTGAGTCTGAGGACATGTTTCCTTGTAGAAGTTCATGGCAAGGCCAGTGTTTTGAACATCTTCTTATGCAGAAGGACTCCGAAGGGACAGTGCTGAAAAGGATAACAAAGACAAAAAGATGATGAACCTTTGGGAGCCATTTCTCTTCACTCCACTCACTACCAAAGCAAGTTCACTACTCGCTTGCTCTTAGGCAGTACGCGACGAGAGTTGCTATTTAGTACGAAACTAAGAACTAGGTAGTACGAGAGTTGCTATTTAGTACGAAACTAATAACTGGCGAAAGTTAAGAATAATAGCGAAAGTTAAGAATATTAACGTGGCAAAATTGTATTGGTATTTGGCTGAAAACAACATGGTTAATGGCTCAAACTGCATTTGGTGAAAGACACGAAGAATACTTGGAAATTACTAACATAATAATAAAGATAACACCAACAATAAACATATCAAGAAAAACATTGAGAAAATCAATGAGACAGGAGTAGTGAACTTACTGTGACATGAACAAAGCAACAGTGCAGCTCAAGAGTCCATCTTAAACGGGGCACCTTCTCTTATATACTGCCTCATTGTTCCTTCTCATCCGCATTTGctcttcatcagttggatgaAACCTGAATCCCTTCCCTTGTCTTCCTTTCAGATACACCAAAGAGAAAACGACCAAGGTGGTCCCATTCGATAAGCGTTTTCCCTCACGCTTTCCAGCTTACAAATAAATATTGTAAAAATATGTAGATGGATGATGAAGAGAGGCTTTGGTGTCCAATTAAAGCAATGTATAACATTTTCAAGTTATAGAGTGTGTGACGTACATGTTTTTACTGTAATCATGTGGCCGTATATTTATATCAGTTCAGTTTCATATGCAAGCTAAATCAATTTCTGTCACTCAATTAATTTATGCCATAACACTGCTCAACAATTAAAATTTAACCTATATGTAGTGACAATTTCATTATGTGAGCCCATGAAGTTAATGAGTTTTATAAGGGTCAGTTACTACATCAACTTCTTGGAGAAGAAATTGGTCTATAAGGTTCATTTGCTACATCAACTTCTTGGTGCCAATCATTCGGAGTCTAAAAATTTAACAGCCCACAACTCAATGTTATATCAGTTTATACTCCCATCCATTAGCAGCTAATAGTAATAAGTAATCCCACCATTTCGAGATTCTAAAGCAAATTCGGGTTACTCCCCAAAGCATGCCATCTCAGAGAACGTCCTAGGAGGTTTTAATTCCTTGTGATACTGTAAACACTGCTTGTTATTCAGAAAATTTGGCTTagtaaaagttaaaaaaaaaaaaccaagttaaaCTTATCATACTTTAGAACATTCTGTTACCATTGATATTTCCCTCCAAATATCTTCTAGCCCATCATCTTCAGTAACCTCATGATCTTCTTTCTCCTGTACGCCAACATAAACACCTTTATCGCTCTTAGTGTTATCTTCAGCAGCCAGAGTTGCCTCAAATTTTAGATCTTCACTTTCTCCATGGTAAAACCAAcccttttaaaaaattaatagatAATAAAACCAACCCTTTTAATCTTTGTTGtgacattttttttatcttatatgactttattaattttaattttaaaaaattacgtTCCGCAAAagcaaaactttttttttttaaaacaaaagttatatatatataaaaggtcGATAGTACAAAAGTATCCAATGCTACAAAACAGATAAACAGCTACCCGGTGATCATGAGAATAAACTCAGATAAAAAACCTACGAGACGGACATCCGTCGGGGACCCAATTTGTAACAAAAGTCACACAACCCAACAAAAACGGAGCCACATCTCGGCACTAGAAATACAACAGCGCACGAACTATCGACCAAAAGCACCTCCGAGACCTAAGCCAAAGAGACCAAAACACCACTGAAGGCTTGCACCATGACCACTGACCTTGTCTGCATCGAACTTTCAGTAAAACTCCACCGCGCAACACCTCAAAAGCAGATCAGAAGAAGCTGCCACCGGCACCAAAGTTGCAAAACGGTGAAGGATAGAATAGCAAATAACACTCTGAAAGGTTCAAATCTGAGAAAAGACTCACTTACATGAATCGTTTACATTATTCTATAAGAAATATATGCATTTGGGAAGAATCAATTCTTTTTACATAATTATGTCATATTGGTGTATCATTTCTACATGTATAATTTCTTTTAAGATGTTTATTTCTGTAGATAAATCCAGTCTATCAATATCTGAGTTTTCATTATGTTTTAATGAAAGTTCAAAACAAAGACAGTATTCTTTTAACTTTTCATTATCAAATGACCTTATTTTCTCAATGCTGAAAAGAAATCCAAAATATATCATTATACAAGAGGTAGATGAAGAATTGGAGAAGGTAGAAGAAGAATAATTTAAAGAGATCAAATGAAAAGTCACACTCCTCCTATGCTTTTTATTAATTCAAAATacataataaatttaatttaatttaaaataaatgttgcacttaattttttttttatacgccaatgttagttgttaattgttagtaaattagttcattcgcCATGATTCGAAACCTGtcccttcaccctgcaaatcccttcattcCCTTAGCTCACTAAATGCAGGTGCAAAAATACATAAATTCACACCCTGTAAAATTCAGCAAGGCTTTCAAAAGTATAGGCTTCAAATCCTGTAAAATTCTAATAACCTTCCTTttaaaggaagaaggaagaaggaagaaggaagaagaagaaggaagaaagaaggaagaaagaaggaggaggagaagaaggagaagaaggaggaggaggagggttcaccctagtgggcaccccaACGTAATTAGAAGATGAAGACCTGAAAATTGATCGTTGACAATCAAACAACATGTGACATGAACACTTCAGTAAGACATGTGACATGAACAGACATTAAGCAGGCTATATAGGTGAATACTCTAGTAGTAAAACTGTAAAACTGTAACAGAAGAAGGAATAAGGAAATATACATCATAAAAAATAATACCTCTTCATGTACTTGCTTCATTAGATGTTCTATACAGtagaaactctttaaattaatacTCGGTAAATTAATAAACTCTTTAAAATAACAAATTTGTTCGGTTCCGACTTGGGTCAAtgcaaaaaattgaaaaacttgataaaataataagataataaTTTTTCGGGAGATCCCTTTATTATTTTCGGTCCtaagaaaatcataaattaataattcatagaaattgaaaaaaaaaatattacactcTAATGAAATATGATTCAATAGttatttgttttcctttaaAGTTCAAGTCTATTTGGAGCTCATCTCTAACTTTTCTTATTGCGTCCAATAGCTCAAGTGTTGTATTTTTTGTATTATATCATAAAGTTGCCTTTTTGTTTGGTATGTAcagtataattacttaaaaactctttaaattattaattattaatttatcgataaattaataactctctaaattaataaatttctccGGTCCTgacattattaatttaaaaagttTCTCCTGTATTATCCGGTGAATGGAAAACACAAAACCATAGGTGTAATCAGATCATGTGTCTAGCTAaactttttccaaaaaaaaaaaattgtacaaaCTGAATGGAGACGGATGAGAATAGATCACGTGCAGGGACCAATTGATATTATTGATCAAGGATGTGAGGTTCTTAAGTTAATTTACCTTCAACAAAATGGCATTGCAATATTTTGCCTTAATTGCTTTTTCAACTGCTACATATGAGACTTCTCGAAATTAGTTTAGTGAATGTCGTCGTTAGAAAGGTCAAAGCTCACCATGCCACTGGAAACACCACTCACTCAGGAATCATTGTCACCAACCAGCAAAGCTTCAAGATTGAAGGGCTTGTGCCATCATAGTCAGGATGTGTGGGGACAGCGATCTCGGCGAGGTATTGTAGGTTCCGTAGGGAGTTGAGCGCAAGGACGACGACATTGCATATGTCGAGGGATTTAACGAGGCGATCGAGGAGTGGTTTCTGGAAAGGGTCGCGACCCACCATGATGGAGGGTTTTATTCGGCTTCTTAGCAGAGGAGCTCGTTGAGGGGCTTTCGGAGCCAACCGTTGGAGAGAAGGACATCACCGCCGGAGAGGTCTTCCGCAAGAGCTTGAGCAACATTCTAATTGGGAACAACGGATATCAAGCACCCTGAGATATGGCTGATACTAATTTGAGTCTTTACAGTGCAATATATACAATGCGTTGCCAATATACTATAGTTTTTAGTGAAGAGTATGTTACAGAGTTTGAGAAGATAAAAGGTCAATAGAAAATCTGTGTTTAGTGAAGAGTATGTTACGAAGTTTAATTTGAGAAGATAAAAGGATCAATAGAAAAGGTAGATGCACACAAATAGTTTGGGATTCAACATGGGATTAAAAGTTGATGTAGAAGAAGTATATGAAAGTAAAAGTAAAAAGCTGATATGGAGATGCCACATTTCGcactttaaaattaatatattatgataGATGAGGTTAATTAGTGAGGGTTAATGATGctaatattttttaatgaaaaaaaaaattccatcaaGGCACATTAAATGACGTGGTAAGGTCACATCAGTTCCTGGAGCTCTAGCGTTGACCCAAACCGCCGGAGGGACCAAGTCACTAAACTCATTCATTTGtccaaaaactggggaccaattCCCACATTTACGCCGACGAGGGACAAAAAcaatatttatgacaaaggttagggaaaAAAACTTAATTGAGTCTTTACTTACATGACTACCAAGCATACTAAAACCATATTTGTGGCAAAAGTACAGTAAACTTTTTTATGGTATTGGAACATTCAAGTTTAGCACTTAGCAAGACAGCTATGATAACCAAATTGGGACTCTTGAGACAAAAAGTCAGACTCCGGTGAAATTTACAAGGCTTTGTATGGATTGATGGTACATAATGGAGCGAAGCGGAATGACATGTAATGGAACGGAATGGAACGGAACAAAATGGAGTAAAGATCCCATTCCCCTGTTTGTGTATTTTGTGATGGAACGGAATAAAGTTGTCACTCCACTGTTTGGATAATGGACAGAGTAGAATGAGTTATAACTTTATAATTCTTATATTAAccttattattaaatattaattttctttaaaatccAAAATTCTGTCATTAAAAATTTCTAAACCTACAGATTTGCACTTCAAATCTGCTTGCTTAATTCAAGATATATAATGAATATAGATCATTCAGAGGCTTGTACTAATAGTTGGttgtattttaattaattatgacTCAAGGATGCAGACGTCTTGTTCATGTAGGTACGTACAAAATCaacatcagttttaattaagaaaataacataTGAATGCTAATTTTTACAGCAATTGATTGTGAATTCTTGCAATGCACATTGCTTTAACAAAGTATAATAGCTTTGCCTCCCACTCAttgtaacaaaaataaataaataaataaataaataaacacacATTGCAAGAAGTTGGACAAGGCATTTGAAAACTCTTGTTTACATTCAATGGCTGTCGAGACAGAGATAATTAAATATGAGCAGGAAATTATACATTTCAATTCCATGGTCTAATAATGTGGGGCAGAAAAATAGGGTGAGGAGTTATGGAGGGAGGTTACCAGGGGTAAAAtagtatttttaaaatttaatgaaTATGCTCCATTCTTTTCCATCCAATTTTGGGGGAAAGAAATGTGAAGGAAACCAATAGAGCATGATGGAACTTGGACCATTACTTACCACTCCCTTCCAtcctattttaaataaaataaacaatggAACCCACCTTCCATTCCACTCCACTCCACTCCTTCCCCCTCCCCCAATCCAAACAGACCCAAAGATCTAACATAGAATTATGAGTAGTTTTTATTGATACTTCCTCATTTATTATATTTGTATAATACACTTTTATCCCAACACAAGGggatttgggtttaacaccccaccTATTAGGCTTCCCACCCCACTTTTATTGAAAACGGGATTTAAATTTCCGTTTTTAAAACGGAATTTAATAttccgttttttttttatacaatgaatggttgaaaatgtgccacatatgCTAAAATACACAACGGTTTTTTAAGTTCCGTTTTATTTGTATTAAAAACGGAAATTTAAATCCCGTTTTCAATAAAGTGGGGTGGGGAGCCTAATgggtggggtgttaaacccaaatccCCAACACAAGTTGGAAGCTACGAGAAGTCAAGTGGACTTGGTTGTGGAGAACCCTAATGGTAAATCAAGCTTAGTTTCCCAAATATAAGACATTTTTAACGAAACACAAATTTATGAATAACCCATTTTTACAAGCCCTTGAGAAGCCTCTTGTAACTCTAAGCATTTGATTGCGAAAACATGTTTCATTCAAGGTTGATGTGATATTGCCACTGAGTGGTAACAATACTGAGAATAACTGGCCTAATGAAAATGCCACTCAAAATACAGATAAATTCAACTTGGGTAAAAGCTAAAAACTAAATACTCTTGAATTGAAACTTCTAATTAAATACCTTGCAGATACTGTATCTGTGGTACACTGCAACGTGCATAAATTTGTCTGCATTCCATCCAATTCCAGTGATAGTCAGCAGAAGGTGGTCTCTTGAACCTAAAAAAAGTGAAATCAATCACAAATAAGAAACTCGCTGATGAGTGACGAGCTTGCTCCCAAATAAGCATGAAATTTTTCATGGGATGGAAAACACATACTAGTGGTGTCATTAAAGAATAATGATTGTTACCGATGGCTCTGAAAGCTGTTAAAATCTAAACCTAATATCAAAATGCGAATCTGATTGAGCAAACAATGAACAACGATTGATAAAATCTAAACCTAATAACTCACCTGTGCTGTGCTTGATATCCTATCAAAAGTGTTGAAAGTTTGGCGTCCTGATTTgcattgaagaagaaaaaaaagcagAGTCAAATAGATGTGGGTTTTAGAGCTTCCTGCACTTTGGAACTTCTTGACTCCCTGCAAGTGACTTTAACATTTTATCAACAAAAAGAAGAGACCAAATATAAgaaat
This window harbors:
- the LOC130713568 gene encoding serpin-ZX-like, which codes for MDLRKSKSMRCQTDVALSITNHLFSKQEFQDQNLVFSPFSLHVVLSVMAAGSDGCALNELLSFLRADSVHHLSTFFSQLVPVVLSDVVSSAHRLSFVNGLWVDNSLSLTHSFKQLVATHYKATLDSVDFQSQGEQVRHDVNMWVQKETRGLIKELLPPGTAGPSTKLIFANALHFKGAWKHKFDASRTIYDKFRLLDGSSVRVPFMRSNEKERFKYISTFDGFKVLRLSCKQGTDKKRRFSMYIFLPDAKNGLPALIERLASESGFLKGKFPRRKAAIRHFRIPKFDISFELEASHVLMELGVVSPFSSTDADFTKMVEVNSPLDELLYADSVFHKAFIKVDEEGTTAAAATAMLLASRSGPSVRAGIDFVADHPFFFLIREDFTGTILFIGQVLHPNVAAKPSQ